The Pleurodeles waltl isolate 20211129_DDA chromosome 6, aPleWal1.hap1.20221129, whole genome shotgun sequence genome has a segment encoding these proteins:
- the HMX3 gene encoding homeobox protein HMX3, protein MPETGAQERSGSAGSSTPAKESPFSIRSLLTCEPPRTPKTLFSPFKGTLEGATFALSPLAEFSFPRLDIPQQRFTLPAHYLDRSPAWWYPYTLSHGGHGIRTEAPEKTLLRPSSPASGTDRDSPEPLQSLKPDLDPKERDTKSPEEIILEESDSEEGRKEDGGEEWKQREEGPDKKPCRKKKTRTVFSRSQVFQLESTFDMKRYLSSSERAGLAASLHLTETQVKIWFQNRRNKWKRQLAAELEAANLSHAAAQRIVRVPILYHESSSGPEGTSSAPTVPVSQPLLTFPHPVYYSHPVVTSVPLLRPV, encoded by the exons ATGCCTGAGACGGGGGCGCAGGAGAGGAGCGGCAGTGCGGGCAGCAGCACCCCCGCCAAGGAGTCCCCCTTCTCCATCCGGAGCCTGCTGACCTGCGAGCCCCCGCGGACCCCCAAGACCCTCTTCAGCCCGTTCAAAGGGACCCTGGAGGGGGCCACCTTCGCCCTGTCCCCGCTGGCGGAGTTCTCCTTCCCGCGCCTGGACATCCCGCAGCAGAGGTTCACCCTTCCCGCACACTACCTGGACCGGTCCCCCGCCTGGTGGTACCCCTACACCCTGAGCCACGGAGGCCACGGGATCCGGACGGAAG CTCCAGAGAAGACCCTCCTGCGCCCTTCCTCTCCAGCCTCAGGGACTGACAGGGACTCTCCGGAACCACTACAAAGCCTGAAGCCTGACCTGGACCCTAAGGAGCGGGACACCAAGAGCCCTGAAGAGATCATCCTGGAAGAAAGCGACTCTGAGGAGGGTCGCAAGgaggacggaggggaggagtggaaGCAGAGGGAGGAAGGCCCGGACAAGAAGCCCTGCAGGAAGAAGAAGACCAGGACAGTCTTCTCCCGTAGCCAGGTCTTCCAGCTGGAGTCCACCTTCGACATGAAGCGCTACCTGAGCAGCTCCGAGAGGGCCGGGCTGGCCGCCTCCTTGCACCTCACCGAGACCCAGGTCAAGATATGGTTTCAGAACCGCAGGAACAAGTGGAAGAGACAGCTGGCCGCCGAGCTGGAGGCGGCCAACCTGAGCCACGCTGCGGCCCAGCGCATCGTGCGAGTGCCAATCCTGTACCACGAGAGCTCCTCTGGCCCCGAAGGGACATCCTCGGCACCCACCGTGCCCGTCAGCCAGCCCCTGCTCACCTTCCCACACCCCGTCTACTATTCCCACCCCGTTGTGACCTCGGTGCCCCTGCTGAGGCCGGTCTGA